The Solanum pennellii chromosome 11, SPENNV200 sequence CTTATGAATGGGAAAGGTTCATATTTAGATCCAAAAGCAAAATCCAATGAATCCTTCACAATAAATCAAGGTAATATAACCNNNNNNNNNNNNNNNNNNNNNNNNNNNNNNNNNNNNNNNNNNNNNNNNNNNNNNNNNNNNNNNNNNNNNNNNNNNNNNNNNNNNNNNNNNNNNNNNNNNNNNNNNNNNNNNNNNNNNNNNNNNNNNNNNNNNNNNNNNNNNNNNNNNNNNNNNNNNNNNNNNNNNNNNNNNNNNNNNNNNNNNNNNNNNNNNNNNNNNNNNNNNNNNNNNNNNNNNNNNNNNNNNNNNNNNNNNNNNNNNNNNNNNNNNNNNNNNNNNNNNNNNNNNNNNNNNNNNNNNNNNNNNNNNNNNNNNNNNNNNNNNNNNNNNNNNNNNNNNNNNNNNNNNNNNNNNNNNNNNNNNNNNNNNNNNNNNNNNNNNNNNNNNNNNNNNNNNNNNNNNNNNNNNNNNNNNNNNNNNNNNNNNNNNNNNNNNNNNNNNNNNNNNNNNNNNNNNNNNNNNNNNNNNNNNNNNNNNNNNNNNNNNNNNNNNNNCCTCCCCCTCCCCCCCAACcccctcctttttttttttttaattttaaaggtTCTCGAAATGTCGTTCCTATTTTTAAAAGTTGTGCAAATATAACTCTTGAGGCTGAAAAAAGATTAGACTGTCGTCTAACATCAATAAATTCTTAGATCATGATCTAATGTTTTCTCACCAAGAAatcacaaatttatttttgtacatGTATTTggcatttttttattattgattttcaGGAAAAACGTATAGATTGAGGATTTCAAATGTGGGAAGTGAATGGAGTTTCAATTTTCGAATCCAAAACCATACCATGCTATTGGTGGAGACCGAGGGCTCGTACACCAATCAAATCACGTTAAATTCTCTCGACGTCCACGTGGGCCAATCATATTCTGTTCTTGTCAGAGCTGATCAAGATGCTGCTGATTATTACATAGTTGCAACTGCAAAAATGGCTAattcaactcaactcaaaacTCTTCAAGTTGTTGGTGTACTACACTATGAAAACTCAACCAAACCTGCTAATGGGCCTATTCCAAATGGGCCTGGCCCATTTGATGTGAACTTCTCTATCAGTCAAGCTAGATCCATCAGGTTTGGCCCATTTAGTTGCAATATCCACTTCAATTAATTGTCTCGTTTGTCTTTCGAATGGATTGATCTTTAAAATTTGTCCTTGCGAGATATTATGTTACGAAAATATAACCCCGTGCAGTAGCATAGCCTTCCTAATTGGACACCCTTCATCTGAAAATTATActgtatatacaagtaaaataataaacaaagtgattaaataacatattttcgGCACCCTTGACACAATAATATGATGCAATCTAGTGGTTTCAGGTTCCTTGGAGTTCGTAAAGACACACGAACTTAAAGTATTTGTGTGTTTGATCTCACTAGTAACAATTTTCTCCCACTTTTTAAGAAGAGTTGATTCACTTTAACACTTAGACACTTTTCATGAAATTTCTGACTCCGCTACCGATCCACTGATTATGATTATCACAAATTAAAGACCAACCAAAAATAGAGGTAAAAGTGCAAATGATCCCATCCACCTGGGTAAAACTAAGATTAGATTTAAAAAATAgccaatatttaaaaaattctttgaAAAGTAGCCACTTTTGATGGGAAACACCATGATACAATAGTGGATTTCAAGCTTAAACAAGTGAAAAATCTAGgatattatcataatttttacaATCCACAACATTTTTATTGATTGCGATTGATACAACGATAAAGTTTCGCTTTTAAGTTTGAAATCCATTGGTTTTACCAACGACTATTTTTCAGCAACTTTTCAATTAtactttttgaaaatgattattttttaattttatccttGATTTcgaagtttaatttatttttatttttggtatattagaattctttttctttttcccatTTTTGCATGAAAGgttaaacttttatttatttatttttcaggTGGAATTTGACAACAGGTGCAGCAAGGCCTAATCCACAAGGTACATTTAATGTATCAAATGTGACATTGTCACAAACTTTTGTTCTCCAAAATTCATTGAACTATAAGAATGGTATGATAAATTATGCCATCAACAATGTGTCTTATGCAACACCAAAAACACCATTGAAACTGGCTGATTATTACCTTAACGGCGCCGGAGTTTACGAGCTCGATAAATTTCCAGCTAACGTTAGCCTACCGGAGGTTGTTTATGGAACATTTGTTGTGTCTGGTGAATACAAAGGTTGGCTAGAAATTGTCtttaaaaatgagttaaaaGTCATGGATTCTTGGCATTTGGATGGATTTAGCTTCTTTGTTGTTGGGTAAGTATGATCAATTTTAAATCTCGAGCTCGATTAATTTGGACTCGTATCAAAACGTTTTATCTCAAAAGACAAAATACTCCTTATTAAAGATAACTTTATTTCCGAAGCTCAAAAGTCAGACTTTTGGCtaaagatataattttttatcatgaaCTATAAagtcattaaattattttttgaacttaTCCATTGTGAAAATAAAGATACTTGATAGGTATTTAAGTTTTGTCATTAGAGTATTTTACTACCACAGTTGGTAGCATTATATTATTATgacaaaaacaaatattttttttaaaaaatttcattattataCTAGATAATGTTTGGTAATCAtgattttgttatttcatttgTTGAAATCTCAGGTATGGTTTTGGAAATTGGAAACCTGAATCGCGATCTAGATATAATCTTCATGATCCAATTGTTCGTTCTACTGTTCAGGTAACAAACTAACTAATTATATTGTTAGATTTTTCTCAATCGATAAACCCTATAGTCAAATCCCTAAAACTTTATAGTATATGCTaaaattgtatgattttttttttttacaattagGTTTACCCAAAAGGATGGACAgctgtatatgtatatttagaCAATCCAGGGATGTGGAATTTAAGGTCacagaaattaaaaaattggttCTTAGGACAAGAACTTTATATTAGAGTTTATGACTCTGATCCTAATCCAGCCAAAGAACTCATTCCACCTAAAAATCTACTCTATTGTGGTtagttacttttttttctttctttaaataaatttatttatataaagaagaaaagatttttttttggggacaaaagaaataatgtcattttatttgattttcgaAAATTATAGGAATTGTTCAGGCACCTCCACCAGCACCACCAAGTCCAAAGCCAGAGCCAGTACCAAGCCCCGTGGCTCCAATAGCTCCGCCTCCTCCAGCACCATCGTCTACAACTACTACGAAAATAAAATggtgattttatttatttattgaaaaatatttacattttaaaaaattattattctaatttaattttttacatttattttttatttcctttcgttttatttttttttataattattttgacaGGTTTCATATTATTGTggctatttttatgattttaatcaTATGAGATGGGAGCTCAAGTTAATTTGGTGCTTATAATGACATGCAAAtcagtttattttatttgtttttttccttcttattttatgttttgttttgccttttattatctttattatatACTTAGCTGTTATCTATATTGTTATATCATTTAATAGAATTGGGGTTTGAAAACCATAAGAATTTTTATTGGTTGAGCAAATTCTACAGTATTATCCACGATTTTTGTATACACACTTCacattcatatttcaaatttgataatAAAGTTTATcttctttcttatatttttggGATATTAGTTTAATCGATCAAAGTATCGTCTTGCTAAAAGGAAAGTAATGCTTTCGATTACTGTCAATTTATAcgaatttaataaatatatcaattcatgaccttattttatatgaaagggGAACATGTATCGTAATTTCATTTCAATCGGGaatcttttctattttatttgttttgttttattggaTTCTATTATTCTAttgttttaagaatattttagaaatttgaagttaaaatggaAATAACCCTTTATTATACCTATTTCATTACTTAAATGATTACTGAACTATCGAAAATATTTGAATCAGAATTACTTTTCTAATTgttgttcatatatttttactatttcaCTCGAAAAATcatttaactcaaaaaaaaatatatccaaTTACTTTTTAATCACATATCACCTGATTTTTAAGTCACTAACTATACATACAAACACATAAACCACAACCAATCATGGTAAGACAtgcaaataatataataaagtcATGACTAGAACTTGTCTTAGGACTAAGTTTTcaccttaattaattactaatttttttccttaaaagagaagaaaagatgaatattttagtgtcatatGTCATGTGCAATACAAACGTGGTTACACATATAAGGCTCCATACTTTACTACAAATCTAATTCATGTTAATTATTTGACACTCATTATCCAACTATTGCTTatcttattataaaaattatatataaaaatgagcCAGCAAAGCTACAtgacaattaatttttattagtctCCAACCTTTGTGGGTGACAGATGGATTTTCagttttatatatgaaaattttcactACTGGATTTTTATAACAGAAAagcaaatttaaaatttaaattttgaaagtacgatatttaagatttttaacattaaaatgattattattttaaagtttttaaacaTGAACTTACACATGAATCTATATCAAAAAGCTAAATTTGTACCTTTCACTACTTGAAATTTACCTAATACTTTAGATGAAATAATTTtctgacaattttttttttatgaatttcgataaaatatttttgatagaaAATTTTTGTCTGAACATTATCTAAAATTAGTGAATTTCTAAAATATCATTATCTTCTATTCATTTCGCAAagtgataattttattttagttatgtcCACATCTTGAATTACGATGGTCATTGTCCTACCTTGAGTTCTCTCCATCCAATTCTCCCCATTTATCTctcattaatcattaattatCTACTCTTTTAAACCTCCctataattagtttttttttctctcactAATTGATAGATAAAATACTAATTAACCTCACTTACTATATACATCAATTTCTAGTGGTGCAATTTTTCTCACTCCATTGACTACTTTTCTCACCTTCACTATATTTACATATCATCAACTCTTCTACCATCAAACCTTcctctttttatgttttttctcccttctttctctcattcctctaaaaaaaaaaaaactttctttcatttcacatatatttttgttttgtttttaggGTTAATTAATGTGTAAAACATTTGATGTTGGATAAAGGGAAATTATGGAGGCTCTTGAGGAAGTGGTAGTTTGTCCTTCTAAGGACCTCTTCCACATCGTTAAGGGCAAAAGAACCAAACGTCTTAGACTTCAATCTCCAAATATCCCTTTCTCCCTCACATCATCACATGATTCATTAAACGCATGCGATATCGCGATAGAAAatagcaacaataacaacaatattgATAACTATAATAGAGATGATGCCGCTTGCAATGATGAAGCCATTGcatgcaacaacaacaacaataacaataataatgaagCTCTGTCTTCAGTCGCCTCGTCTGAGGTGTTTATCAACACGTTTACCGAGGAGGAGGAGGAAACCGCCAAGTGTCTTGTCCTATTGTCTAAAGGACGCGATGACCATCCTCCTCCTCCTCGTAGGTTCATTGACAACAATGTCGATTTTTTTAACGAGGATATAAGGTTGTATCCAACGAAATTTAATAGTAAAAGGTACATTGAGACATCCACCAACTCCATAGATGGTACAAAAGCAGGAATATACGTGTACGAATGCAAGACATGCAATCGTACATTCTCGTCTTTTCAAGCACTAGGTGGACACAGAGCAAGTCATAAGAAGCCAAAGATATTCAACACCGAGTATAACAAGAGATCATATTTCGATTTCTCAGATGAAGATGATTATCATTTACAACACTCACCATCAACATTGtacaacaaaaacaagaatACTAGCATCAACAAAAACTTGCCAAATTCTTCAAACAACAAGTACACTTCTTCATCTCCTAGAATTCATGAATGTTCATATTGTGGTGCTGAATTTACCTCAGGACAAGCATTAGGTGGTCACATGAGACGTCATCGAGGGGGCGCTAACGTAAATTCACCTTATCATATGAGCAATTTAAGTCCAGCAACTTCTATAGATCAAGAATTTGgtaacaataatattaatacTATGAAGAAACAAAGAGATCATGAGTTGTCTTTAGACCTTAACAATATTCCAATTCAAGATGATCATCCTGTTGTATCCTTAAAGCAACAAGATCAAGAACAAACACAAAGGCAACTTGTTGATTGTAATTATTGACAATAATGCAggtacatttttttaatttttttttcttactttttaaccatacaattatataagtaaatatttttctcattgttATGATATACaaattctttaatattaattcaGTGGATAATATAGTAAAAGCCACTTAGTATTTGATTCATTTAAATTCTCATAGTACTTGAGTTTGCCACATGAATCAACATTCATATATATGCCGATGGTCTATCAAAATTATTATCTCTATCCCATAAAGATAAAGATAAAATCTGCATATCTTGTTCTTTTCACACTTGTAAAATTACACTTGACtacattattattgttaattaacATGCATACATACCCTTTTGAGGATTTACGGTCCACTTTATGACTTAATTTCTCTCTGTTTCCTTCACCAACGTGAATAACGATAATAGCTTTAGAATACTTAACTAGCAATGTTGACCTTTTAATCATGTTAGGTCTTTTGGATTGTACATCACCTTTTTCTTACTCCCATTGTTAcattttatgtgaaaatatttgattGAATATGAAGACGTGTGACATGTAAGTCACATATACACTATAACGTACCAATAttcttttacataaatatataaattagaaTTTCATGTGTCTTTTCATTTTAGATGAGTGGCgatgaagttttaacaagtcATGTTAGACCAGTCAACTTGTGCATACCTTAATTATTCTACCAGATACCAACAATTACCTCCTGCTAGCACAAATATCAAGTATTAAGCTTACCATGTATTTCTACAAGAAGTTGTTCACACAACTCGAACCATAACCTCTAATCACAAGACATCAACTTTATCAATTACACCAAACATTTTCAAAACATTGGACCAAGAAATTAGTGAAAATGCATGCATATTATATTCCAAGTGGAGATATGCTTGTGGAAGACAAGTAACTAGCATGAAAGAATTTATTTAGGTTTGTGTGTTGCACGTAAGGGAAGTTGTTGCAAGAGACAGGCAAATTTCAGTTCATGTCCTAAACCTATCCCCCTTTTATCATATTCCACTTCTACCAACACCATATCTACACAATCTTTTTTGTTCTCTCATTAATTTGATAACACATAGAATAATCACAGTTCGATATGgtattaaaacaaataaagataCTAGATTCACGTCTCACCAtcataattggaaaaaaaaatgttgtctaagaaaaaattattagacCTGAATATATTATCATCTACTAGATACTATTCTTCTATACCCTTACAATGTTCTCCAAGTCACTATATATTCTCTTTGAGGATTCAATTAAAGAAGCAAAATAAGGCAAAAAAAAACCAACATGAAAATCTGACAAGTTGACTCTTAAAATTTGACAGTACAAAATAAGAACATAAACAACTAGAGtaacaaatattcaaatttaagacacttgttacaaaataataaaacataaataatcttTCTGGCAACTTCCCTGTTGAATAAACAGAGAACtgggattattttatttattgattctCCAGGGCcatttttctaaaactgaacATAACAAGTTACAGTTCATGTACCTTGCGTAATGTTGCAGAACTGTGAAAGTGATAACTCACGGATCCTGCCATCCAGGTTTCCCTTTTCATGAGCAAACGGACTTTTATCGAGATTCAACAAACACAGAAGTTGTTCGGGCTGGCACGTTAAAGCAACCCGAGGTTGCATCATATGTTGAGTTCTTAACAATGTCAGTTGAGTTCATCTGGAGATGCAAAAGTGAACAATGAACATCATATAAGTAGCTAGTCATGCATGAAGATGCGATTGTATTTATACTTCTATTGTGAAACAAATAGTAAGACACTTTTTATAAACTCCGAAGAGGCTTGTAACATGTGTTTATGGAAGCACATTAACCAGTCTAGCATATTAAGAtacataaaacaaataaatacctGTACTGGATGCAATTGAAGAGATTTTGCTCTTAGTGCAATATTGGCAAACGATACATCAGTCGGGCAAGGATTAATGATGACAACTATATAGGAATAACTGGtacaatgagaaaaatattttcattcaataaATGGTTCAGctatatatcaacagaaaaagCAGCAGTTCGGAAGCCGAACGACGGATTTGATTTACTCACATTTGATCCAATTGAGAGAGCCCTGGAACTCCCTGGTGGCCATCTTCAATGCTCATTACTATAATTCCAGGAATCCATGAAGGACCATTATTATGAAATCGTACTCTTTCCTGGTGAAAGATGTCAATTTGTGACATTGAAAGACTTGAAACACAGATAGAGAGGCTGTTTTGAGTAGACCCTCAGCACAATAGTagtcaaaatattttcattagactTCATCGATATGTATTTAAATTCTAACCTGGATAGCATTGGCCGTCTTTAGCCGGAAGAGTGGTGAGGAGTATCGTATTTGCATTAGATTCAAAAAGTTTTCAACAGCTGCAAGGATATGACTCTTCTGAGGCTTGTAGGATGGATCTGCTAGTCTTGGTTTGAttctgaaataaaaaatttaaagatggaAGTACTTTTAGACGGGTTACAAATAGGAAAACCATCTTGATTGTATTTATCAGAACTTCACCAAAGAACCAAAGAACACATGAACCTCACCCACCCAACCACCCCACTGCCCAAAAGAGTAAAGTTCCAACTCTCTTTTTCTCATGGAGGAAATATAAAGGTAAAGGGTAGTAATGAAATCACTAACAGTGGCCAGTTTCTTTCATTCTTCTCTTTCGGAGGGAGGCCAACACCCCAGTTGTTAGAGTTGTAGCTAAAGTCCAGCCTGAAAATCACAGTATACAGACATCCACTTTATAAAGGAAAGCACTAACTAGAACTAAAAGAAGAACAGTAAGATTTAGGACCAGAAAAGACGTCATTAAGTAAAGCAGAAAATAAACAGTAAAAAGCAAGTCATCTAAGATTCTAAATTATCAACAGTCACTGAAGAAAGTAACTTGCAAAGGGAGAGGTGGTGGACCTGTTGAACCAATCACCAGAGTTGTAAGAGTCACGATCTATCGATTTTGAGCGCAACATTTCATCTCCAGCGTGGAAAAACGGTATTCCCTGTGAAAGGTTAGCAAGATCAGTTCTGCAAGATGAAGAAAACTCACAATCAAACTCACTTAAAACTTAGCATGATTAGTAtgtgttttacttaaattatcatgcaaattaaaattactacattGAGTTTGATCTGTGTAGTTACCCTATCATCAACCATAAACATCATACCTGTGTATCTTTCTATAGAAAATTGAAAGAGgactcaaaaacaataaaacttcatttcttttttcttttttgtggaaACCTATAACACTCTCTTTCCGAGGCTCATCACAAAGCAAAACAAATAGAATCTACAGCTTAGGGGTTACAGCAACACCATATATGCCATTAAGATAATATAATTAGCTATCATATTCCTAACAACTGATCAAGCAGAACAGGCAGTTTTGATTCTAGCCTACTAGTGGTCCAGTTTCATGTAAAAGATTGGACCACATTATGCGTTCAAGTTTATTACCTCTAATGGCTCAATCCCAAACTAATAAACAcagctatatgaatcctctatATCCATTCAGCTCCATTTGGATCCTTTCCGTTACAATGCtcaataatttgtatttaataCAGTTTAGGTTCTTTTACACTAGAGATCCTCGATCACAGTAGCGTCCTTGCACTGGCATGCATATctctaaacaaattaaaaaaagatcCTGCTCAACACCAGACTTAGTGCAAGTGTACCAATATAACTTAGACTTCAATTCCAACTAATTGACATCTATATTTGGATCTATTAGTTTCCATTATGTTCAATTCTTCATAAGTTTGTACAGATTTCTAGAGATTGAAGATGTTATGGTACAACTTCCATTCTCTGTGATTTTAGATCTACCTAATTCTCTTTAACACTTCCAATTGTTATAATGCCACACTAATAGACTAGTGCATTTGAAGGTTTACCTGGGAAATTACCAAACCATCTCAGGTGACCATGTCTCGTCATATCCTCTATTTGTGCTACTTGTATATTCTGTCAAATgtgatcatttttaattttatataacgGTAGATCATTCTTATTATAGGTGAAAATATTAGTTATATGTATTTCTACGACACTCATTGTGTGGACATGTAAGGCCTCGGAGGCCCAACTCTCACCCATATAATCTTGTTAGTCTCAAACTGTTCTATAGAACTTTGTCTTTTTTACTTCAGTAAGTATCTTCCTATCAACATGACCCAAAAGTAAACGTAGAACAAAGAAGCTTTAACAAGATTTTACTTGCAACAGCATACCTGTAAATATACATTAACATCTAGAAAGTAGGTAAAAGTTAAAGTAGGTACATTATTCTTCCAAGGAACAAACTGAATCTGACCTGAGAAAGGGCTATTACACTGGTCGCTAAGTGGTTCATCCTGCATCTCTCCTCCACAGAAATGTCCTCTGGAGTCTATCAAAGTGAAGCAACTAATTGATACAGAAAAAGAAACAATGGATGTATAGGTTGCATACTTGCATATTACCTACCGAGTTTCATACCGTGTGCCTTTGGTCTTCTAGTAtttcttggttatcaaaaaagaaaaaaagagggcATATTGCAAGAGAAAAAATTACCTTAAGACTAATGACGTCGAACAGTGTCTCATTGTCATGAGCAGACACGTAGTTAACCTGCATATAACAAAAGCAATTACATTGTTTTGGAATGTATTTCCATGGAGAATTAACTGGGAAAGATATCTGACAAGATTGGGATAGCGTTAACGATGCAGTAAATATAGCTCTCACTGAAATGAAGTAGTTCAATCATAAATAACAATAGACACATAGTTCCTTACTGTTTCAACGGGAGAAGAAGCATATCCAACTGGCTTCCTGTCATGCATGAGCACTTCAGATCCTTTCACCTGGGTAAGAAGAGTATACAGTACTCAACATATCTCCAGTGTCAAGTTATGTTTGTACATTCTAAAAGATAAACTTTCAGTTCAGCTTGAAATGTGGTCCTCTGTGAAACTTGCCTTAGGCAAATCCGACTTCAGAAAGGGAGGCCTGTGAGGGTGAGTTTAAGGCGGTCTTAGTCTAAATGCATCTATTGAATATTTCACTTGAGAACAATTTGCAGCTGGTAGTATTTTTCATTAGTTTCTACTTTCTAAGACTCTGAAgttttatttccaaaaaaagaTTCATGCAAATGCATTCCACGTGGATTTCTGGTCGGATCGACCCTTAGTTAGACCAAAATGATTATCTTTTGGGGGCA is a genomic window containing:
- the LOC107003562 gene encoding monocopper oxidase-like protein SKU5; its protein translation is MQVIIINGEEIFLEWHVDEDYNIKPVSVDQPVITINGKFPGPLLNATTNDNIHVNVFNNMDKYPVLITWNGIQQRHNSWQDGVSGTNCAIRPNTNWTYEFQLKDQIGSFFYFPTLHFEKAGGAFGPIRINNRVRIQPPFAEPEGDFDLLVGDWYDNSFKVIGDKLAHEGYNKTPNMMLMNGKGSYLDPKAKSNESFTINQGKTYRLRISNVGSEWSFNFRIQNHTMLLVETEGSYTNQITLNSLDVHVGQSYSVLVRADQDAADYYIVATAKMANSTQLKTLQVVGVLHYENSTKPANGPIPNGPGPFDVNFSISQARSIRWNLTTGAARPNPQGTFNVSNVTLSQTFVLQNSLNYKNGMINYAINNVSYATPKTPLKLADYYLNGAGVYELDKFPANVSLPEVVYGTFVVSGEYKGWLEIVFKNELKVMDSWHLDGFSFFVVGYGFGNWKPESRSRYNLHDPIVRSTVQVYPKGWTAVYVYLDNPGMWNLRSQKLKNWFLGQELYIRVYDSDPNPAKELIPPKNLLYCG
- the LOC107002865 gene encoding zinc finger protein ZAT5-like; this translates as MEALEEVVVCPSKDLFHIVKGKRTKRLRLQSPNIPFSLTSSHDSLNACDIAIENSNNNNNIDNYNRDDAACNDEAIACNNNNNNNNNEALSSVASSEVFINTFTEEEEETAKCLVLLSKGRDDHPPPPRRFIDNNVDFFNEDIRLYPTKFNSKRYIETSTNSIDGTKAGIYVYECKTCNRTFSSFQALGGHRASHKKPKIFNTEYNKRSYFDFSDEDDYHLQHSPSTLYNKNKNTSINKNLPNSSNNKYTSSSPRIHECSYCGAEFTSGQALGGHMRRHRGGANVNSPYHMSNLSPATSIDQEFGNNNINTMKKQRDHELSLDLNNIPIQDDHPVVSLKQQDQEQTQRQLVDCNY